The Campylobacter ureolyticus ACS-301-V-Sch3b genomic sequence TTTGCAATAACAGATAAAATATTTGCATTAATTTCTTTGCTGTAATTTTTTATTAATAAATCACCAAGACAATGGGTTTCTTTTGTAGCCATAATAACGATATTTTTTTTCTTTGCTTCTATTAATTCTATGTGAGCTTTTGAGCCAAGCATCGCACTTAAAAGCCCTGTTAAAGCACACTTATCAATATCTTCATCAGTGTGAATTTCAGCTCTATAAAAAAATTTATTAACTTCATGATCTACAAATTCATGGTTTTTAGCTATATTTAAACCAAATTTAAAAATAACATCTGAAATTCTATAAATTAGTCCTTTTTCATCTTCACTATAAATTTTTAAAATATACTTTTTCATGTAATTCCTTATTAAAATAAAGCTGTTATTTTACATAAATTTGGATAAATTTATGCTTTGAAACTCTAAAATTAAGCCATTTTAGTTAGATTAATTAAAAAATTATCAACCTCTTCTTCTTGCTTTTTTTTAAGTTTTTTACCTATTTCTTCATTTTTAAAACCAGCATTTATTATATCTTGTGCTTTTACTTTCGTTTTAAAAACATTATCGTAAATATCTAATTTTTTAGCTTTTTGTATTAAGTCAAAACTATCAAGTCCTAACCAATTTTTTAAAGGCATTTTAAGCGATATCATAAGCAAATCTTTTAAACTTGGATTTTTTAAATATGGCTCATTTACAATTTTTTTAAACTTAGTATTTAAATTTAATCTTTTTAAAACTTTTTCTTTATTTAGGTTTAAAAAATTTAAAAGATTATAGAGAAAATACATCTCATTTTTAATAAATTTTGAGCCATTTTCTAACTTTTTAGACAAAATCTCAAAATCATTTTTTAAAATTTTAGTTAAAAATAAAAACTCAAAAATATTAAGCTCATAAATAAGCTTTAATCCAACGCTTTGATATTCTGCTTTAAAAAGCTTAATAAGCTCATTTTGAATTCTATCTCCACTAAGATCATCCAAGCTGATTGTTTTCATTAAATTTAAGCTTTTATTTTCAACTTTTAAATCAAATCTTGCAGCAAACTGAACAGCTCTTAATA encodes the following:
- a CDS encoding CCA tRNA nucleotidyltransferase; the encoded protein is MQISINELAISKNSDFIKIKELLSKHTKRAYFVGGFVRDYFLGINSFDIDIEIYDINEQEFEILMSKLGASGVGKSFFVYKYKNFDLSLPRTENKVSYGHCGFEVKICNNEKIAAKRRDFTINSIMINIFNGEILDFYDGTNDLKNKILKVVDKNTFCQDSLRVLRAVQFAARFDLKVENKSLNLMKTISLDDLSGDRIQNELIKLFKAEYQSVGLKLIYELNIFEFLFLTKILKNDFEILSKKLENGSKFIKNEMYFLYNLLNFLNLNKEKVLKRLNLNTKFKKIVNEPYLKNPSLKDLLMISLKMPLKNWLGLDSFDLIQKAKKLDIYDNVFKTKVKAQDIINAGFKNEEIGKKLKKKQEEEVDNFLINLTKMA